From the genome of Gracilibacillus salitolerans, one region includes:
- a CDS encoding GNAT family N-acetyltransferase: MEGEITNLKYSVRSFIRTEIENCVDLYIKVFNSQPWNEEWSYDIAKERLTDLYNTPKFLGLTLYRGRELVGFIGGNKKRTPQGIVFYIAELCINNDIQGKGLGSLLLESLEEQLQENKVSSIYLITSNGGLAERFYIKKDYEMNENRIIMKKTFN; the protein is encoded by the coding sequence ATGGAAGGAGAGATAACAAATTTGAAGTATAGTGTAAGGTCCTTTATAAGGACGGAAATTGAAAATTGTGTTGATTTGTACATTAAGGTTTTTAACTCCCAGCCCTGGAATGAAGAATGGTCGTACGATATTGCAAAGGAGAGACTTACTGATTTGTACAACACACCTAAGTTTTTAGGACTAACATTATATCGGGGGAGGGAATTGGTAGGGTTCATTGGTGGTAACAAGAAGCGAACACCCCAAGGTATTGTATTTTATATTGCTGAATTGTGTATTAACAATGACATACAAGGAAAAGGATTGGGCTCATTGCTTTTAGAGTCTCTAGAAGAACAACTTCAAGAGAATAAGGTTTCAAGTATTTATTTGATTACTTCTAACGGTGGACTTGCAGAGCGTTTTTACATAAAGAAGGATTACGAAATGAATGAGAATAGAATTATTATGAAGAAGACTTTTAATTAA
- a CDS encoding IS110 family RNA-guided transposase, with protein MNPVVGLDVSKGESQVQAFLDKKKPYRKSFKVEHTSDGLAILHEFLKYLKEITGQNPAIVLEATGHYHASVVQFLEDHHYLLIIVNPLISYRAKSSSLRKVKTDAVDAYLLCELYYKEDLEPYKRRGVRLLNLRNLTRQHENITGNFIQTKLQFQAVLEQVFPEYRGVFGELYSYVSLRILQEYKASEDILKTSEDKLTNRIADLCTSRSKKWAYEKAQKLKTAAARNPFKKTLYQSHLLSMGMYIDMLLQFKEHLSKLEAEIDTLAKGIEEYKIIKSIPGIGEKIAATILSEIGEIDRFNHPKKLVAFAGVDPSVFESGRFTASINRITKRGSSRLRHALYLAIRCAIRDKRKKKTSDKIIPRNKKMREFYDKKRSEGKPFRVAVIACVNKLLHWIYALLKNKTTFQDIA; from the coding sequence ATGAATCCAGTCGTTGGTCTGGATGTTTCTAAAGGGGAAAGTCAGGTCCAAGCATTTTTGGACAAGAAAAAGCCATATCGTAAGAGTTTTAAAGTGGAACACACTAGTGATGGATTAGCAATTCTTCATGAATTTTTAAAGTACTTGAAGGAAATTACGGGACAGAATCCAGCAATTGTTTTAGAAGCTACGGGACATTATCATGCTTCTGTTGTTCAATTTTTGGAGGATCATCATTATTTATTGATTATAGTTAATCCATTGATCTCATATAGAGCGAAAAGTTCTAGTTTACGAAAGGTTAAAACTGATGCAGTAGATGCTTATCTTCTTTGCGAGCTTTACTATAAGGAAGACCTAGAGCCATATAAAAGACGCGGGGTTCGACTCTTAAACCTTCGTAATCTAACACGGCAACATGAGAACATTACAGGGAATTTTATTCAAACAAAGCTACAGTTTCAGGCTGTGTTGGAACAAGTATTTCCTGAGTATAGAGGGGTTTTTGGAGAGTTATATTCTTATGTTTCTTTACGGATTCTCCAAGAATATAAGGCATCGGAAGATATCTTGAAGACTAGCGAAGATAAACTAACAAATCGTATAGCTGATTTATGTACGAGTCGTTCTAAAAAATGGGCTTATGAAAAAGCACAAAAACTTAAAACAGCTGCAGCTCGTAATCCATTTAAAAAGACGTTGTACCAAAGTCACCTGTTAAGCATGGGAATGTATATTGATATGCTTCTTCAATTTAAAGAGCATCTATCAAAGTTGGAAGCTGAGATAGATACCCTAGCTAAAGGAATTGAAGAATATAAGATTATCAAATCTATCCCTGGCATTGGAGAAAAGATCGCTGCCACGATCCTTTCTGAGATTGGGGAAATAGATCGATTCAATCACCCAAAAAAGCTTGTGGCTTTTGCCGGAGTTGATCCTAGCGTTTTTGAATCAGGTAGATTCACAGCTAGTATCAACCGGATCACTAAAAGAGGCTCTAGTCGTCTACGCCATGCCTTATATCTAGCTATACGTTGTGCCATCCGTGACAAACGTAAAAAGAAAACTAGTGATAAAATAATCCCTCGAAATAAGAAAATGAGAGAGTTTTACGACAAAAAGCGTAGCGAAGGGAAACCCTTTAGAGTAGCAGTTATTGCTTGTGTAAATAAGCTCTTACATTGGATTTATGCTTTATTAAAAAACAAAACGACTTTCCAAGATATAGCTTAA